TCATAATGTCAGGAGCAGGTATCAGGGGGCGATGAAATGAAGTTGGGTGAGATAAAAGGCTGGAGGCGGGAGAATGGGGACTTTGGGATAAGAAACCACATCGTGGTTCTATCCTCGGTGGCATGTGCAAACCATGCAGCTCTGGAAATTGCAAGGAGAACAGGAGCAATCCCGATAATTCAAGAAGAAGGTGCTTGTGGGATGTTTGGAGAGGATAGGAAGCGGTTTTTGAGGTGCATGGCTAACGTTGGCTCTCACCCAAACGTTGCATGGACATTAGTAGTAGGTCTCGGGTGTGAGGGCATCGATGCTCATCAACTTGCTGATGAAATATCTAAGAGGGGTAGAAACGCAGAATCGTTGTTGATTCAAGAACTTGGCATGGATAAGACAGTGGAGAAAGGTGTTGAACTTGTAAACAGAGCAAAGGAAAATCTAACTCCGCGGAGAGAGACTGCTGGAGTTGAAGAGCTCGTTATTGGCTTGAAGTGCGGGGCATCTGACTATACTTCTGGCTTAATTTCAAACCCTTCTGTTGGAAAAGCTGTGGACATTCTTATAGAGCATGGTGGAACTGCCATAATTACTGAGAGGCTTGAACTTGTTGGAGCCGAGCAAATCTTAGCAAGAAGGGCTAAAAGCAAAGAGGTTGCTGAAGATTTTCTTAGGAGAATAAAGAAAGCCGTTGAGGATGTTAACAAAAGAGGGGTTGACTGGATAGGATCTCAGCCATCAATGGGAAACATAAAGGGAGGTCTAACGACCATAGAGGAAAAATCTCTTGGCGCAGTCAAAAAGGCTGGAAATGCTCAATTGGAGGGGTGCCTCGATTACGGAGAAAAACCAAAAGGTAGAGGGCTGTACTTTATGGACGGTCCTGGATATGACGTTAAAGCAGTAAGTGGACTAATGTGTGCCGGGAGTCATATAATACTTTTTACAACGGGTTTGG
Above is a genomic segment from Thermococcus sp. SY098 containing:
- a CDS encoding UxaA family hydrolase, yielding MKLGEIKGWRRENGDFGIRNHIVVLSSVACANHAALEIARRTGAIPIIQEEGACGMFGEDRKRFLRCMANVGSHPNVAWTLVVGLGCEGIDAHQLADEISKRGRNAESLLIQELGMDKTVEKGVELVNRAKENLTPRRETAGVEELVIGLKCGASDYTSGLISNPSVGKAVDILIEHGGTAIITERLELVGAEQILARRAKSKEVAEDFLRRIKKAVEDVNKRGVDWIGSQPSMGNIKGGLTTIEEKSLGAVKKAGNAQLEGCLDYGEKPKGRGLYFMDGPGYDVKAVSGLMCAGSHIILFTTGLGTYLGSPVSPVIKITGNPTTARKLRDAIDVDLSVLLEEIISRDASLDEILEIGGRMILEEIVRVANGKLTKAEKSQHIEFSIELTGIIA